The window ataaataaaatttaatttttttaaacagtaTTTTGTTGAAAGATCTGTTTTTCTAAGAAGttgtttacatttattaattaaacataattattcaacaattaacaatccaatcttttttatttttttgcttcaatttttaattttttgacgatcttttttatacataaaataagtaaaaaattaaaattttttgtgaagaaagaagaaaatatatattttgatatttttattgaaaaataaaagaaatgccAACGGTTCTTATGGCATGGCATATAATTGGTAAAAGCACCATGTTATTTCCCACGGTATCTCTGTGAATAGTGGGGCAAAAGATTGCCAGGGGCGGATAGTTTGTGGAGAGAGGGGTAGAAGGAGAAATAGTCTCCTGACTCTGTGCATATTCGTCAGAAAAGAGGGGGAAAGAGGACAGCTCGGTGATCGACCTAAAGTTTTACATGATCTGGTACAGCAAGtatcattcaaataaatttcctctcatatttcttttatatatatttgattgaatattGCATGTATTTagcacatattttataatttttgtaaattttattttattaatttataaataaattataatttatataatttatattttaatgaaatgaaattatatttataaatataaaaacgattttttaaaaaaaccattcctgaagaaatgaaaatatcgtaTTAATTAGTTACTATAAAGAAAagcaaatttgttattaaatttaaaagcatTGAACGCAAAGtacaaaaaatagtttaaacttTATCGAAACAATACGTAATACAGTGCCAAGAATGATCAggttaataacaattaacctTTCTCGTTATGTTGACTTCTGAATACAGATCATGCTATAtagtttttatcattttaatattatgaatataaaataattatgtttattgtTTCTGTcctttctttgtttatttaaattttttctcttaatcGTAACAGTTTCTCATATTCGATATTTAGAAAACAATTTGCTTTCTAAGTATCAATAATGGAACGTGCCTCATTATATGATGCAATATGAGAAGGAAGAggatagagaaaaagaagaaaatgaaaaaatttcctGAATTTGCCAAATGAGTGAAGGTCTAGTGcacagaaaatgaaattgtgaCTAGATCCACACTCATTAAGTACGTTCAGGTCTAAAcatcacaattttattattggtgattatgaaaattcttctatattaaagtatatgaatatgaattttaagaatttttcattactaaaaactatttttttattcatatataaactaagataatataaaacagaTAATTCCATAGGCGAGTATGAATGTGGTGCAcgttttgatttatttcgtGACTAGATACATACTCGTCTACGGTAATCTGTTTTACTCTTAAAATATTGTGTatgcgaaatatatatatataaataatatatttctaattttcagtaaaaataatttgatgaacatattattattctatataaaattttattttttttttttaagcaaattAAAAGAGCAAGGAGTCCATCAGCAGAATTAGAGAATGATACAAAATTACGGGCAATAgaacaaatttttccatcatcgatatatacatcaaatttgtaagcaaattatattataacttacaTTTTCGTAATTCGATACTGGAATTAgcaaatttcaatcatttttgcaGAAATGTACCCATTCGTTCACCGAGCAATACAGTTAAAGctaaaattcttttgtattttggTCCAAATATTCAGAATTGGAAAACTCAAAACGATTACGAAGTATCGATCGTTCAAGCTGATAATCCCCATATACCAAAAGATGCAGTATACATGTATGAAATGCTTTTCAAACAAGGAGTCTTTCTCAGCAGTCGTTGTAAAAGTTTTGGTGAGCGTCTATGTTATACTTGGAACGAAATGGGACCCTCGAATTCTAACATGCGTTACGTGAGAAACATAATGTGTATAAGTCAAACAGCATTTAGAACATGgggtagaatatttataatggatGATACTTCTACTGGTAGTAAAATTGTTATGTTGGAAGGTTCTAAAACAAATGTTGGTGAAAAAAATGCTCCTATTATACGTTTGGATCTTAGTGGAGTTAAACATTATTCATTGTTTCCTGGTCAAATAATTGCAGTGGAAGGTTTTAATACTACTGGAGATACTCTAATAGTAAAACAGTTATTTGTTAAGGGATATGCACAATTATTTGATGAACCAAAATTATcagtagatataaaaatttatgttgcGGTTGGCCCATTTACACCTTctgacaatttaaattatcaaccATTATGGGATCTTATGAATCGTGTTGCAGAAGAAGaaccaaatatattaatattaattggaccttttatagaatatacacATCCTGAAATTAAAAACTGTACCTTGAAAGAGACATATCAAGATTTTTTTGATGCAATTTTGATGAAGATTCTACAATATTTGCAAGggttattatcgattaataacatttaataatattatataaattataaatatattataatttattaatatttaataaattattattaacaattttttataatgtaggAAATCAACACGTATTGTATTAGTATCTTCTAATCGTGATGCGCATcatgattcaatttttccgacaccagaatttattataaatacaaataaaattggatcAAATTCGGCGAATCTTTATTCCATGCCAGATCCTTGCATAATAAATGTAGATAATTTGCACATAGGAATAACATCAGTTGATATTCTTAGACATCTTGGACAACAAGAAGTATCGTAAGTATAGCAGAACATCTATTTAGTaagatatgaattttatcataatagaaAGTTCTTTTAGGAATACACCTGGAATGGATAGGCTTGGTCGGTTAGCTGATCATATATTGTCTCAAACTACATTCTATCCTTTGTATCCTCCTTTTTCTGGCTTAAATCTTGATACAACACTTTGGACAAAATACGCTTGTTTTGAGCGGCAACcacatatattgattttacctTCCGATGTGAAAcattattgcaaattattaaatgaatctcTCGTTTTAAATCCAGAGCGATTGCGAAAGTATATCTATGCTAAATTATACATACGATCagtgaataataagaaatgggATCCAAACAATATATCTTGTGAAATTGCAAAAGTCTAAATATAagcgtttttgtttttttgcaaaataaatcgtaaaaagataaaaaaatgtaagtttatatatttattatttgaaatacgaggttatagaataatgaaaagaatttttatataatttgtattttttcttgtcATAATTTTGCATACATAATACGtgtattccataatttttttaagtggataaataaaaaaaaattgattatcaaaattagtactttttcatttttccgtTAGAGGTTAGCACTTATCGTATTTAGGATTATAATTCTTGTCCGTATTGTAAACGTATGATGGCGCCACATGAACAACAATCGGAGCCATCGAGTTTTCTGCTTCTAGTGAGTTGTAGAATCGGCCATTGctccaatatttttcttgtgattgaaaatttttaatctctgaTGGAAATACAAAAGTGTATATGAGTACCGAGGTAAGTTATTCAATTACCTATTACATTTGTCATTCCTTTTGTGATATATTTCTGGAAAAACAGTAAAGATAATTGAATATCAACGATCTGCCAAATTTTCGTCCGCCATCTTTGTTACAAATTCGTTTACATTTTACTATgtgtgttatattttttataattattttatgttttgcattttaaatttaaataattaattttgtatatattaaaaattagaattcaataagtttttcttaatatttatttttaaattttcgaattaactGCGTGAGTTCTACTATTACTGTTATGGCCTTGGTTTTTTAGTCCAAAAAAACGAGTTATGAAATTAGACATgtgatgataaatatatatatatatataagaatatatgtatatatatatatatatatataagaatatgatgctttgtttaattatgttttttatatcttttaaacaatAGATCTATTTCTtgttaagatataaaattcaattatttaataaatatttacatgtttTACATGTTTTtgcaaaagtaaattatatatatattgaacaaagagaatatgtaatttttattgagtGTTGATATGttataagaatgaataaatttaaagcaaaatatgtatgaatttaaaatatatcatcattttatattattttttaattctattgtatcttttatattgtatagaaTTTGTATACagtatattcttaaaaatatttttaaaaatatttatatcaatttacgattgatgattttattgatgatttttaattttatagttaatattgttaattattttattgcgtAATATATGCAatgtgtatttaattttttaaatataagttatatgaataaaattgcaagatattgatttaaatagttgataaaatgatatcgacggatgaaattagaaatttctttattaccgactgtttattttttcattcttcaagatatttcataaaatttgcgcattattattattattgttgttgttgttattgttgttattgtagatatattttatttatgaatatttaaaactatatattattgcaatatttgtattattattacaatatattggtaaattatatatggcaacaaataaaagaattatttttgtaaatatctttgatatagcgttttattgaatatgtaaaaaaatgtgcatgtttcaaaaaattaagttttattacatttttcataaaatca is drawn from Apis mellifera strain DH4 linkage group LG5, Amel_HAv3.1, whole genome shotgun sequence and contains these coding sequences:
- the LOC724926 gene encoding DNA polymerase alpha subunit B isoform X2, yielding MFLWQIKRARSPSAELENDTKLRAIEQIFPSSIYTSNLNVPIRSPSNTVKAKILLYFGPNIQNWKTQNDYEVSIVQADNPHIPKDAVYMYEMLFKQGVFLSSRCKSFGERLCYTWNEMGPSNSNMRYVRNIMCISQTAFRTWGRIFIMDDTSTGSKIVMLEGSKTNVGEKNAPIIRLDLSGVKHYSLFPGQIIAVEGFNTTGDTLIVKQLFVKGYAQLFDEPKLSVDIKIYVAVGPFTPSDNLNYQPLWDLMNRVAEEEPNILILIGPFIEYTHPEIKNCTLKETYQDFFDAILMKILQYLQGKSTRIVLVSSNRDAHHDSIFPTPEFIINTNKIGSNSANLYSMPDPCIINVDNLHIGITSVDILRHLGQQEVSNTPGMDRLGRLADHILSQTTFYPLYPPFSGLNLDTTLWTKYACFERQPHILILPSDVKHYCKLLNESLVLNPERLRKYIYAKLYIRSVNNKKWDPNNISCEIAKV
- the LOC724926 gene encoding DNA polymerase alpha subunit B isoform X1 — its product is MSKESLNLCFYNLGCDISDKSIIDKCVQFCHVYNIDEEKFLELWVAYTITHSLDINPTINNLIQFEDEELKKNNECVVTQTISNIHTLDIQPKEDIINNVLELYNTGECSTSKQIKRARSPSAELENDTKLRAIEQIFPSSIYTSNLNVPIRSPSNTVKAKILLYFGPNIQNWKTQNDYEVSIVQADNPHIPKDAVYMYEMLFKQGVFLSSRCKSFGERLCYTWNEMGPSNSNMRYVRNIMCISQTAFRTWGRIFIMDDTSTGSKIVMLEGSKTNVGEKNAPIIRLDLSGVKHYSLFPGQIIAVEGFNTTGDTLIVKQLFVKGYAQLFDEPKLSVDIKIYVAVGPFTPSDNLNYQPLWDLMNRVAEEEPNILILIGPFIEYTHPEIKNCTLKETYQDFFDAILMKILQYLQGKSTRIVLVSSNRDAHHDSIFPTPEFIINTNKIGSNSANLYSMPDPCIINVDNLHIGITSVDILRHLGQQEVSNTPGMDRLGRLADHILSQTTFYPLYPPFSGLNLDTTLWTKYACFERQPHILILPSDVKHYCKLLNESLVLNPERLRKYIYAKLYIRSVNNKKWDPNNISCEIAKV